A genome region from Sphingomonas anseongensis includes the following:
- a CDS encoding putative 2OG-Fe(II) oxygenase: MASPAPLNTVAFEDAIAAFESGQREQLLAPLGAAVSAGSPDPRLWHLHGLVLRDLERREDALPSLRKAAQMAPTSAKIAHSLARTLYEAGLPSIDAYGQALRLAPGDTEIVAGLTSAFVADGEPQTAISGLERIVSRSPHWVVGHILLSKLRWAQGDRDDFTRSFADAIRQTPQNLDLWHQWIIALTHAERWEQVLEVIGNGRAALGEQGVFSISEAIVYAERGETEKAEAHFAPFADLQDGTVQVRRVRHYLRSGRPEEADRIISEWTRKPDAFMFWPYASIAWRMLGDPRWDWLEGDARFVGVYDIADRLPPLDQLAETMRKLHTLSGQPLEQSLRGGTQTDGDIFLHIDPVLIQLREAIRATVAEHVAKLPARDESHPLLGPPREQIRFSGAWSVWLRERGFHANHVHPAGWISSALYIVLPPDLGEEGAGYLTLGDSTSSTLDVGLPPFRTVEPKPGRLALFPSYMWHGTRPFGKGERITVAFDVAVPSGN; this comes from the coding sequence ATGGCAAGCCCGGCGCCCCTGAACACCGTCGCGTTCGAGGACGCGATCGCCGCTTTTGAGTCGGGGCAGCGCGAGCAGCTTCTTGCGCCGCTAGGGGCAGCCGTTTCCGCTGGAAGCCCGGACCCCAGATTGTGGCACCTTCATGGGCTTGTGCTTCGCGATCTCGAACGAAGAGAGGATGCGCTTCCCTCGCTTCGGAAGGCGGCGCAGATGGCGCCGACATCGGCCAAGATCGCCCACTCGCTCGCCCGGACGCTCTACGAGGCTGGGCTGCCATCGATCGACGCTTACGGCCAGGCGCTGAGGCTCGCTCCCGGCGACACCGAAATCGTCGCAGGCCTCACCTCCGCCTTTGTCGCCGACGGAGAACCGCAGACGGCGATCTCGGGCCTCGAACGTATCGTGTCGCGCTCCCCACATTGGGTTGTTGGGCACATTCTCCTGTCGAAGCTGCGTTGGGCGCAGGGTGACCGCGATGACTTCACACGGAGCTTCGCCGACGCCATCCGGCAAACACCGCAGAATCTCGACCTTTGGCACCAGTGGATCATCGCACTGACTCACGCGGAGCGTTGGGAGCAGGTGCTCGAGGTGATCGGAAACGGCCGCGCTGCGCTCGGCGAGCAGGGCGTGTTCAGCATAAGCGAAGCCATCGTTTATGCCGAGCGGGGCGAGACGGAGAAGGCGGAGGCGCACTTCGCTCCTTTCGCCGATCTGCAAGACGGAACGGTCCAGGTCAGGCGGGTCCGCCACTACCTGCGCTCCGGCCGGCCCGAGGAGGCCGACCGGATCATCAGCGAGTGGACGCGCAAACCCGACGCCTTCATGTTCTGGCCCTACGCTTCGATTGCGTGGCGGATGCTCGGCGACCCTCGGTGGGACTGGCTCGAGGGCGACGCGCGCTTCGTCGGAGTCTACGACATCGCCGATCGCCTGCCGCCACTCGACCAGCTGGCGGAGACGATGCGCAAGCTGCACACTTTGAGCGGGCAGCCGCTAGAACAATCGCTTCGCGGCGGGACACAGACAGACGGCGACATCTTCCTTCACATCGACCCGGTGCTGATCCAGCTTCGGGAGGCGATCAGGGCCACCGTCGCCGAGCACGTTGCCAAGCTCCCGGCACGTGACGAATCGCACCCGCTCCTCGGGCCGCCGCGAGAGCAGATCCGCTTTTCCGGGGCCTGGTCCGTCTGGCTTCGCGAGCGCGGTTTCCATGCCAACCATGTCCATCCGGCAGGCTGGATCAGTTCGGCGTTGTACATCGTGCTTCCGCCGGACCTGGGTGAGGAAGGGGCGGGCTATCTCACCCTCGGCGACTCTACGTCGTCGACGCTCGATGTCGGGCTTCCGCCGTTTCGCACCGTGGAGCCAAAGCCCGGCCGGCTGGCCCTCTTCCCGTCCTACATGTGGCACGGGACTCGTCCTTTCGGTAAAGGAGAGCGGATCACGGTTGCGTTTGACGTCGCCGTACCGAGCGGAAACTAG
- a CDS encoding aspartyl/asparaginyl beta-hydroxylase domain-containing protein, with product MSETPSDIEAEADRAAASGDLARAISLLDRLSSTAEPSLALWTKLGAMRRATGDIKGALHAIEKALALAPLDFSALLARAMLLDRLKDPGAGEAFSNAIARLPAEENIPEAMAAAVAHARMRADQHRAGIEERLVRAIPSGLDRSHEQRLSRFASNVSRRTRHHHQEPSDFHYPGLPEIEFHDPAHFPELAALEAATDAIRSEFEALIAAEAAEMVPYIHYPERVPLRQWKELNNNRDWTAIHLLRNGSAVEGNARHCPQTMAAVAKLPQPHVPGASPNAMFSLLAPRTRIPPHTGVANTRLVCHLPLIVPPDCGFRCGATTRQWVVGETFVFDDTIEHEAWNDSGELRVVLIVDLWPPALDAVEREAVARMIAATGVSFTGA from the coding sequence GTGAGCGAAACACCCTCCGACATCGAGGCTGAGGCCGACCGGGCGGCAGCTTCCGGCGACCTCGCCCGGGCAATTAGCTTGCTGGACCGGCTAAGCTCGACCGCGGAGCCGAGCCTCGCTCTGTGGACCAAGCTTGGCGCGATGAGGCGCGCGACGGGCGACATCAAAGGCGCGCTTCACGCGATCGAGAAGGCCCTGGCCCTCGCGCCGCTCGATTTCTCTGCGCTCCTTGCTCGAGCGATGCTTCTCGACAGGCTCAAGGATCCTGGCGCCGGCGAAGCTTTCTCCAACGCCATCGCCCGGCTTCCGGCCGAGGAGAATATCCCCGAAGCGATGGCTGCGGCCGTCGCCCACGCAAGAATGCGCGCGGATCAGCACAGAGCCGGAATCGAAGAGCGGCTCGTAAGAGCCATCCCGTCGGGGCTCGACCGGTCCCATGAGCAACGCCTGTCCCGCTTTGCTTCCAATGTATCGCGCCGAACCCGCCACCATCACCAGGAGCCTTCGGATTTCCATTATCCCGGCCTCCCCGAGATCGAGTTCCACGATCCCGCTCACTTTCCCGAGCTCGCCGCGCTTGAAGCCGCCACGGACGCGATTCGCTCCGAATTCGAAGCCCTGATCGCCGCCGAAGCGGCGGAGATGGTACCCTACATCCACTATCCCGAACGCGTGCCGCTGCGGCAGTGGAAGGAGCTCAACAACAACCGCGACTGGACGGCGATCCACCTGCTTCGAAACGGCAGCGCCGTGGAGGGCAACGCCAGGCATTGCCCGCAGACGATGGCCGCGGTCGCGAAGCTGCCGCAGCCGCACGTACCGGGTGCCTCGCCCAATGCGATGTTCTCGCTACTTGCTCCGCGCACGCGCATTCCTCCGCACACGGGGGTCGCGAACACCCGGCTCGTCTGTCACCTGCCGCTGATCGTTCCGCCCGATTGCGGCTTTCGTTGCGGAGCAACCACCCGGCAGTGGGTGGTCGGCGAAACCTTCGTGTTCGACGACACCATCGAGCATGAGGCGTGGAACGACAGCGGCGAGCTTCGGGTCGTCCTGATCGTCGACCTGTGGCCGCCCGCACTCGACGCCGTCGAACGCGAAGCCGTCGCAAGGATGATCGCCGCGACGGGCGTCAGCTTCACGGGTGCCTGA
- a CDS encoding 2OG-Fe(II) oxygenase, with the protein MQNDPSVQLEQGLALLGGETASADGPKAIALIDTAAANGHPDALVMSALFEAMGALRPQNWPAAMRKLRRAAELGSESARGQVQVLEERGSVDLSIDRLLAPPPKKQLHDSPRIVAYPGFAAEAECAWIIGRARDRLKPAKVFATSTGDQTHNPARDNKAIEFQLPDMDLVVEVLRARISAATRLPVAIFEPTQILHYSVGEQFRPHHDFLDPEIPGFAEHLKKFGQRIATVLIYLNDGYEGGETVFPKLGINHRAAAGDALFFTNVDRSGRGDPLTMHAGSPPTSGEKWVFSQWIRDRLPAQ; encoded by the coding sequence GTGCAAAACGACCCGTCGGTGCAGCTCGAGCAGGGTCTGGCCTTGCTGGGCGGTGAGACGGCGTCGGCCGACGGCCCGAAAGCAATTGCACTTATCGATACGGCCGCGGCAAATGGCCATCCCGATGCGCTGGTGATGTCGGCCCTCTTCGAGGCCATGGGCGCGCTTAGGCCTCAGAACTGGCCTGCTGCCATGCGAAAACTCCGGCGGGCGGCTGAGCTGGGGTCGGAAAGCGCGCGCGGGCAAGTGCAAGTGCTCGAGGAGCGCGGTTCCGTCGATCTCTCGATCGACCGGCTGCTCGCTCCGCCGCCCAAGAAGCAGCTTCACGACAGCCCACGCATAGTCGCCTATCCCGGCTTTGCGGCCGAAGCCGAATGCGCATGGATCATCGGTCGCGCGCGCGACCGTCTGAAGCCGGCGAAGGTCTTCGCCACGTCTACAGGCGACCAGACTCACAATCCCGCGCGCGACAACAAGGCCATCGAATTCCAGCTCCCCGACATGGACTTGGTGGTGGAGGTGCTGCGCGCCCGAATCTCCGCCGCCACCAGGTTGCCGGTAGCGATTTTCGAGCCGACGCAGATCCTGCACTATTCGGTTGGCGAGCAATTCCGGCCGCACCACGACTTCCTCGATCCGGAGATTCCCGGCTTTGCGGAGCACCTGAAGAAGTTCGGGCAGCGCATCGCTACCGTCCTCATCTACCTGAACGACGGTTACGAGGGCGGCGAGACGGTGTTTCCGAAGCTTGGCATCAACCATCGCGCGGCCGCGGGCGATGCGCTGTTCTTCACTAATGTCGACCGCTCCGGCCGCGGAGACCCGTTGACGATGCATGCCGGATCTCCTCCGACGTCCGGCGAAAAGTGGGTCTTCTCGCAGTGGATCCGTGACCGGCTGCCGGCTCAATAG